The proteins below are encoded in one region of Desulfosalsimonas propionicica:
- a CDS encoding DUF370 domain-containing protein — MDYNLLNIGFGGSIVAEEVIAILSPNSAPMKRLRDDAREQNRLIDATHGRRTRSIIITKTNHIILSAMQAETISQRFAMLKEKQRDKQAGKG, encoded by the coding sequence ATGGACTACAATTTGCTAAACATCGGCTTCGGCGGATCCATTGTCGCCGAAGAAGTCATTGCCATCCTGTCCCCCAACTCCGCGCCCATGAAACGGCTCAGAGATGATGCCAGGGAGCAGAACCGCTTAATTGACGCAACACACGGACGGCGTACCCGTTCGATCATCATTACCAAAACCAACCATATCATTCTTTCAGCCATGCAGGCGGAAACCATTTCCCAGCGGTTTGCAATGCTGAAGGAAAAACAGCGGGACAAGCAGGCCGGCAAGGGTTAA
- the gmk gene encoding guanylate kinase, which produces MTDMDKNTSGRHRTGRLFVLSAPSGTGKTTLCRRILPQLERIVFSVSYTTRPPRAGETDGKDYHFISAASFEQMIRENRWAEWARVHDNYYGTSADDLDRDLGAGYDVLLDIDVRGARQIVERFTGSVTIFIMPPSLDDLRKRLEKRGSDDEQTIEKRLRAAAEEMACRHEYHYIIVNDRIERAAQELLTVIENNRQPVGCHFNPDSGPEL; this is translated from the coding sequence ATGACCGATATGGACAAAAATACATCCGGCCGCCATAGAACCGGACGTCTCTTTGTCTTATCCGCCCCCTCGGGTACCGGCAAAACCACCCTGTGCCGCCGCATCCTGCCGCAGCTGGAAAGGATTGTCTTCTCCGTCTCCTACACCACCCGCCCGCCCAGGGCTGGGGAAACCGATGGTAAGGACTACCATTTCATCTCCGCAGCATCATTCGAGCAGATGATCAGGGAAAATCGGTGGGCGGAATGGGCCAGGGTCCATGACAATTATTACGGTACCAGCGCAGACGATCTGGACCGGGACCTGGGTGCCGGCTATGATGTTTTGTTAGACATTGATGTCAGGGGCGCGCGCCAGATCGTTGAACGATTTACCGGAAGTGTTACCATTTTTATCATGCCCCCGTCTTTGGACGATTTGCGAAAGCGCCTGGAAAAAAGGGGCAGCGATGATGAGCAGACCATTGAAAAACGATTGCGAGCAGCCGCTGAGGAAATGGCATGCCGCCATGAATACCATTATATTATTGTCAATGACCGGATCGAGCGGGCTGCACAGGAACTGCTGACCGTTATTGAAAACAACCGTCAGCCCGTTGGCTGCCATTTCAACCCTGACTCCGGACCCGAATTGTGA
- the icd gene encoding isocitrate dehydrogenase (NADP(+)), translating to MSTAESITIDKNGKLSVPGHVIIPFIEGDGIGPDIWRATQPVLDAAVEYAYKGDRKIEWKEINAGEKGYQKTGQWLPEQSLEAIRQHVVAIKGPLTTPVGKGMRSLNVTIRQVLDLYACVRPVKYVPGVPSPMKHPENINMVVFRENTEDLYAGVEFQAGSPEAEKLISFLKDEMNATIAAGAGIGIKPMSAKNTKRLMASAIVYARDNGYPSVTLMHKGNIMKYTEGAFATWGYEAAREQFGDITVTEDEVYEKYNGTAPEGKIVIKDRIADMLFQQVLLRPEEFGVIATPNLNGDYISDALAAQVGGLGMAPGANIGDQCAVFEATHGTAPKYAGRNKVNPSSLILSGAMMLDHMGWTEAADRIRSCLAETVKNGKVTYDLARQIKGSCKLCCSEFGEAIVENICSYPEKC from the coding sequence ATGAGTACAGCAGAGTCCATCACCATTGATAAAAACGGAAAGCTTTCCGTTCCCGGCCATGTCATCATCCCCTTTATCGAAGGCGACGGAATCGGACCCGACATCTGGCGCGCCACTCAACCTGTCCTTGATGCAGCTGTTGAATACGCATACAAGGGAGATCGCAAAATCGAGTGGAAGGAGATCAACGCCGGTGAAAAAGGATATCAGAAGACCGGCCAATGGCTTCCGGAACAATCCCTGGAAGCCATCCGTCAGCACGTGGTGGCCATAAAGGGCCCTTTGACCACACCTGTGGGAAAAGGCATGCGCAGCTTAAACGTGACCATCCGCCAGGTGCTGGACCTGTATGCCTGCGTGCGGCCGGTCAAATACGTCCCCGGGGTGCCCAGCCCCATGAAACATCCGGAGAACATCAATATGGTGGTGTTTCGGGAAAACACCGAGGACCTGTATGCCGGCGTGGAATTTCAGGCCGGGAGCCCGGAGGCGGAAAAACTCATCTCGTTTTTAAAAGACGAGATGAATGCAACCATTGCCGCGGGCGCCGGCATCGGAATCAAGCCCATGAGTGCAAAAAACACCAAGCGCCTGATGGCCAGCGCCATTGTCTATGCAAGAGACAACGGGTATCCGAGCGTGACATTGATGCACAAGGGCAATATCATGAAGTACACAGAAGGCGCCTTTGCCACTTGGGGCTATGAAGCCGCCCGGGAACAATTCGGGGATATCACCGTCACCGAAGATGAGGTGTACGAAAAATACAACGGCACCGCACCGGAAGGCAAAATCGTGATCAAGGACCGAATCGCGGACATGCTGTTTCAGCAGGTGCTTCTGCGCCCCGAAGAATTCGGGGTCATTGCCACGCCCAACTTAAACGGCGATTATATCTCCGACGCCCTGGCCGCACAGGTGGGCGGACTGGGCATGGCACCCGGGGCCAATATCGGAGACCAGTGCGCAGTATTTGAAGCCACCCACGGCACCGCCCCCAAGTATGCCGGCCGCAACAAGGTCAATCCCAGCTCATTGATTTTATCCGGGGCCATGATGCTCGATCACATGGGATGGACAGAAGCTGCCGACCGCATCCGCAGCTGCCTGGCTGAAACCGTTAAAAACGGAAAAGTCACCTATGACCTGGCCCGTCAGATTAAAGGCAGCTGCAAGCTCTGCTGCTCAGAGTTTGGAGAGGCCATTGTGGAAAACATCTGCAGCTACCCGGAAAAATGCTGA
- the rlmB gene encoding 23S rRNA (guanosine(2251)-2'-O)-methyltransferase RlmB yields the protein MKPDHRTKDEIIYGIHPVTEALKAGRRKVSRVYISRENPGKRVNKLAEKIRKTDIYVEAVSRDQLNKLSRSDYHQDIAARVSLLPTTAGSRLLEPESGIGPDTFLLVIDSVVDPQNFGALVRTAVCMGADAVIISRDRSAGPGPAASRASAGAMEHARICVVTNLANYMKDLKKNGFWIIGLDHMAHQSIAETDMTGKCALIIGGEDTGIRPLVKRRCDFLCAIAQSGPVNSLNASVAGGMAVYEAMRQRRTAALKKNNAKTR from the coding sequence GTGAAACCCGATCATAGGACAAAAGACGAAATCATCTATGGAATTCACCCGGTGACAGAGGCTTTAAAAGCCGGCCGGAGAAAGGTCTCGCGGGTCTACATCAGCCGGGAAAATCCCGGTAAGCGGGTCAACAAGCTTGCGGAAAAAATCCGGAAAACCGACATTTACGTGGAGGCGGTCAGCCGGGACCAGCTAAACAAACTCAGCCGGAGTGATTATCACCAGGATATTGCCGCCCGGGTCAGCTTGCTTCCCACAACGGCCGGATCACGGCTACTGGAACCAGAATCCGGAATCGGGCCTGATACCTTTTTGCTGGTGATCGACAGTGTGGTGGACCCGCAGAACTTCGGCGCCCTGGTCCGCACGGCCGTTTGCATGGGCGCAGATGCTGTCATCATCTCCCGGGACCGCTCTGCCGGCCCCGGGCCTGCTGCATCCCGGGCTTCTGCCGGCGCCATGGAGCATGCCCGTATCTGCGTGGTCACCAACCTGGCCAATTACATGAAAGACTTGAAAAAAAACGGATTCTGGATTATCGGTTTGGATCATATGGCGCACCAATCCATTGCCGAAACCGATATGACCGGAAAATGCGCCCTTATCATCGGCGGGGAAGACACGGGCATCCGCCCCCTGGTTAAGCGCCGGTGCGATTTTCTGTGCGCCATTGCCCAATCCGGGCCGGTCAATTCACTCAATGCGTCCGTGGCCGGCGGCATGGCCGTCTACGAGGCAATGCGCCAGCGTCGCACGGCCGCCTTGAAAAAAAATAATGCAAAAACCCGTTGA
- a CDS encoding catalase, which produces MAKNDPKPTTNDAGNPVASDEFSLTVGPDGPILHQDHYLMEQMANFNREMIPDRQPHAKGSGAFGHFEVTRDVSAYTRAKLFQPGAKTDVLARFSTVAGEAGSPDTWRDVRGFALKFYTEEGNYDMVGNNTPVFFVRDPMKFQHFIHSQKRRADSGLRDHDMQWDFWTLSPETAHQVTILMSDRGVPKTYRHMNGYTSHTYMWVNAKGERFWVKYHFKTDQGIEFLTDEEADRMAGTDPDLHRRDLHEAIKRGDHPSWTLKVQIMPFKDAENYRFNPFDLTKIWPHSDYPLQEVGRLTLNRNPSDFHTEIEQAAFEPNSFVPGIGPSPDKMLLARLTSYSDAHRARLGVNYKQIPVNRPKSQVNSYSKGGRMRFENVSDPVYAPNSKGGPQADPKRYPEDAVWSASGDFIRAAYTLRKDDDDFIQPGTLVREVMDDAQRDRLVSNVVGHLKKGVSEPVLERALDYWRNIDKDIGERIAKGVKQG; this is translated from the coding sequence ATGGCAAAAAATGATCCCAAACCCACGACAAACGATGCCGGCAACCCAGTAGCCAGCGACGAGTTTTCCCTGACTGTCGGCCCGGACGGGCCGATTCTGCACCAGGACCATTATCTCATGGAGCAGATGGCCAACTTCAACCGGGAGATGATTCCGGACCGTCAGCCCCATGCCAAGGGCTCAGGAGCTTTCGGGCACTTTGAGGTCACCCGGGACGTCAGCGCCTACACCAGGGCGAAGTTGTTTCAACCAGGCGCAAAAACCGACGTGCTGGCCCGGTTTTCAACTGTGGCCGGCGAGGCGGGCAGTCCTGACACCTGGCGGGATGTGCGCGGTTTTGCCCTGAAGTTTTATACCGAAGAGGGCAACTACGACATGGTGGGCAACAACACCCCGGTTTTTTTTGTGCGCGACCCGATGAAATTCCAGCATTTCATTCACTCGCAGAAGCGCCGGGCGGATTCCGGACTGCGCGATCATGACATGCAGTGGGATTTCTGGACCCTGTCGCCTGAAACCGCCCACCAGGTCACCATCCTGATGAGCGACCGCGGGGTGCCCAAAACTTACCGGCACATGAACGGCTACACGAGCCACACCTACATGTGGGTCAACGCCAAAGGCGAGCGTTTCTGGGTGAAATACCATTTTAAAACCGATCAGGGGATTGAATTTCTCACAGATGAGGAGGCCGACCGCATGGCCGGAACCGACCCGGATCTTCACCGGCGCGATTTGCATGAGGCCATCAAGCGTGGCGATCATCCGAGCTGGACCCTCAAGGTGCAGATCATGCCGTTTAAGGATGCGGAGAACTACCGGTTCAACCCGTTTGATTTGACCAAGATCTGGCCGCACAGCGATTATCCTCTCCAGGAGGTGGGGCGCCTGACACTGAACCGGAACCCGTCTGATTTTCACACAGAAATCGAGCAGGCGGCATTTGAACCCAACAGCTTTGTCCCCGGCATCGGACCGAGTCCGGACAAAATGCTGCTGGCCCGTCTGACTTCCTATTCGGACGCCCATCGGGCGCGCCTGGGCGTCAATTACAAGCAGATTCCGGTCAACCGGCCCAAAAGCCAGGTCAACAGCTACAGCAAGGGCGGCAGAATGCGCTTTGAAAATGTCTCTGATCCGGTATATGCGCCCAACTCCAAGGGCGGCCCCCAGGCCGATCCCAAACGTTACCCCGAGGATGCTGTGTGGAGCGCAAGCGGTGATTTTATCCGCGCGGCCTACACTCTTCGCAAGGATGATGACGACTTCATCCAGCCCGGCACCCTGGTGCGCGAGGTCATGGACGATGCCCAGCGTGACCGCCTGGTGTCCAATGTGGTGGGACACCTCAAAAAAGGCGTTTCAGAGCCGGTATTGGAGCGGGCCCTGGATTACTGGAGAAATATTGACAAAGACATTGGCGAGCGCATTGCCAAAGGCGTAAAACAGGGATAA
- a CDS encoding DUF4416 family protein encodes MSQPSAPAPAKLVIGAFMADKELIIPVALRLSEAFGPADMISRWLAFDYTRYYEREMGSGLFRRMLAFQNMISQDALSQIKHTTNAIEAEFADNDKRRVNIDPGYLLRERFVLATGKNFSHRIYIGEGIYADLTLIYQKGDFQTLPWTYPDYAAGEMTEFLHQVRRKYVFDIKEAAAQADD; translated from the coding sequence ATGAGCCAGCCATCTGCGCCCGCACCCGCAAAGCTTGTCATCGGTGCCTTTATGGCGGACAAAGAATTGATCATACCCGTTGCCTTGCGGCTTTCTGAGGCCTTCGGGCCTGCGGACATGATCAGCCGGTGGCTCGCCTTTGACTACACCCGGTATTACGAACGGGAAATGGGAAGCGGGCTGTTTCGGCGTATGCTTGCATTTCAAAACATGATAAGCCAGGATGCGCTGTCGCAAATCAAACATACCACCAATGCGATTGAAGCCGAATTTGCAGATAATGACAAGCGCCGGGTCAATATTGACCCGGGATATCTGCTGCGGGAACGCTTCGTACTGGCCACCGGAAAAAATTTTTCCCACCGGATTTATATCGGCGAAGGCATTTATGCGGATTTGACCCTGATTTACCAAAAGGGCGATTTCCAAACCCTGCCCTGGACCTATCCGGATTACGCAGCCGGGGAAATGACGGAATTTCTCCACCAGGTGCGCCGCAAGTATGTTTTTGACATAAAGGAGGCAGCAGCGCAGGCCGATGATTAA
- the pgeF gene encoding peptidoglycan editing factor PgeF, with the protein MFFTRHQGLTYGCFSNLSACPGVFHAFFTRLDHRSQTVPAETDFSTEDSTRQNRTRAARCTGADDLVFLSQIHGTTVSVISSPADFHEAVATPPKADAIISGLAGAGLSVRTADCQAVLLHDPVRRAAAAIHSGWRGSVADIIGQCIQTMKQRFGTDPADLVAGIGPSLGPCCAEFVHYETEIPEKFWKYKDDQHRFDFWQISTDQLRAAGVRESQIELSHICTRCNPRLFFSFRGEKATRRMAAVIGLKKEENRTQYE; encoded by the coding sequence ATGTTTTTCACGCGGCACCAGGGCCTGACATATGGCTGTTTTTCAAATCTTTCCGCCTGTCCGGGGGTGTTTCACGCATTTTTTACACGCCTGGACCACCGGTCACAGACAGTTCCGGCAGAAACGGATTTCAGCACAGAAGACAGCACCCGTCAAAACCGTACCCGGGCCGCCCGGTGTACGGGGGCCGATGATCTGGTTTTTCTCAGCCAGATCCACGGCACAACAGTATCGGTTATTTCTTCCCCGGCAGATTTCCATGAAGCCGTGGCAACCCCCCCGAAAGCCGATGCAATCATCTCCGGCCTGGCCGGGGCCGGTCTGAGCGTTCGCACAGCAGACTGCCAGGCCGTTTTGCTCCATGATCCGGTTCGCCGCGCGGCAGCCGCCATTCATTCGGGCTGGCGCGGAAGCGTTGCCGATATTATCGGCCAGTGCATCCAAACCATGAAGCAAAGGTTCGGCACAGACCCCGCAGATCTGGTCGCCGGCATCGGCCCGTCGCTGGGTCCGTGCTGCGCGGAATTTGTCCACTATGAAACCGAAATTCCGGAAAAATTCTGGAAATACAAGGATGATCAGCACCGATTTGATTTCTGGCAGATCAGCACGGATCAGCTCCGTGCCGCGGGGGTCCGGGAATCACAAATTGAGCTTTCCCATATCTGCACCCGATGCAATCCCCGCCTGTTTTTCTCTTTTCGGGGGGAAAAAGCAACCAGGCGCATGGCTGCGGTCATTGGTCTGAAAAAAGAAGAAAACAGGACGCAATATGAGTGA
- a CDS encoding carbon-nitrogen family hydrolase gives MIHYPASPSGARLKAAVCQFEIAVGDVDKNVSTGLAAAENACKSGAQLVVLPELWSCGYDGEKIAAHARKTPEITGFLSGLAKAYDAVIAGSLPEEANGRVYNTMFVINTTGPVAGAYRKIHLFPLLNEDKWFAPGRQSVILNCHGIPAGCMICYDLRFAEMGVHLAAGGARMIVVCAQWPAVRIDHWDALLMARAIENQIFVVAANRCGADADSGFNGHSRIIAPDGAILADAGQIPAHVCAELDFSIIDNLRTRFCPVAQRVPAAYPPA, from the coding sequence ATGATCCATTACCCTGCAAGCCCATCCGGAGCGCGGCTGAAAGCTGCGGTATGCCAGTTTGAGATTGCTGTGGGCGATGTGGACAAAAACGTTTCAACCGGCCTGGCCGCCGCTGAAAACGCCTGCAAAAGCGGGGCACAGCTGGTGGTGCTGCCCGAGCTGTGGTCCTGCGGCTATGACGGGGAAAAAATAGCGGCGCATGCCCGAAAAACCCCGGAGATTACCGGATTTCTTTCCGGTCTGGCAAAGGCGTATGACGCGGTCATTGCGGGCTCCCTTCCGGAGGAAGCAAACGGCCGTGTATACAATACCATGTTTGTCATCAACACCACCGGGCCGGTTGCTGGAGCCTACCGCAAAATCCATTTGTTCCCCCTGCTGAACGAGGACAAATGGTTTGCCCCGGGCCGGCAAAGCGTGATATTGAATTGCCATGGAATACCGGCTGGATGCATGATCTGCTATGATCTGCGGTTTGCGGAAATGGGCGTGCACCTGGCCGCAGGCGGGGCGCGCATGATCGTGGTCTGCGCCCAGTGGCCGGCCGTGCGCATTGATCACTGGGATGCCCTGCTCATGGCCCGGGCCATTGAAAACCAAATATTTGTGGTGGCCGCCAACAGGTGCGGAGCGGATGCAGACTCCGGGTTCAACGGCCATTCCCGGATCATCGCTCCGGACGGTGCCATTCTGGCCGACGCCGGACAAATTCCGGCACATGTTTGCGCTGAACTGGATTTTTCCATAATTGACAACCTGCGCACCCGGTTCTGCCCGGTTGCCCAACGCGTGCCGGCTGCATATCCGCCGGCTTAA
- the zupT gene encoding zinc transporter ZupT — MPADPVLFAFGLTLLAGLATGVGSALAFFTKQTNTRFLSVALGFSAGVMIYVSMIEIFFKARGSLAEILGQTAGYRMTTLAFFAGIVLIAVIDKLVPSFENPHEIRNVEDLEEVAAVAEKNALLRMGMLSAVAIGIHNFPEGLATFTTALRDPTLGVSIAVAIAIHNIPEGIAVSVPVYYATGSKKKAFTLSFLSGLSEPLGALVGYLILLPFFNDLVYGMLFASVAGIMVFISIDELLPSAEKYGEHHLSIYGLIVGMAVMAASLILFA; from the coding sequence ATGCCTGCAGATCCCGTCTTGTTCGCATTCGGACTGACCCTGCTGGCCGGACTGGCCACGGGCGTGGGCAGTGCCCTGGCCTTTTTTACCAAACAGACCAACACCCGGTTTCTGTCCGTGGCTTTAGGATTTTCCGCCGGGGTGATGATCTATGTCTCCATGATTGAAATCTTTTTCAAGGCCCGGGGATCGCTGGCCGAAATTCTGGGCCAGACAGCCGGCTACCGGATGACCACCCTGGCTTTTTTTGCCGGCATTGTGCTCATTGCCGTGATCGATAAACTGGTTCCCTCATTTGAAAACCCCCATGAAATCAGAAACGTGGAGGATCTCGAGGAAGTGGCGGCCGTGGCCGAAAAAAACGCCCTGCTGCGCATGGGCATGCTTTCGGCCGTGGCCATCGGGATACACAACTTCCCGGAGGGCCTGGCCACGTTCACCACAGCCCTTCGCGATCCCACCCTGGGGGTGAGCATTGCCGTTGCCATTGCCATCCATAACATCCCCGAGGGCATTGCCGTTTCCGTGCCAGTCTATTATGCAACAGGAAGCAAGAAAAAGGCTTTTACCCTGTCGTTTCTTTCAGGTTTATCCGAGCCCCTGGGCGCCCTGGTGGGATATCTGATCCTGCTGCCGTTTTTCAATGACTTGGTCTATGGAATGCTTTTCGCCTCTGTGGCCGGAATCATGGTGTTTATCTCCATTGACGAACTGCTGCCATCAGCGGAAAAATACGGGGAGCACCACCTGTCAATCTACGGCCTTATTGTCGGCATGGCGGTGATGGCGGCAAGCCTGATCCTTTTTGCATGA
- a CDS encoding YicC/YloC family endoribonuclease codes for MIKSMTAFAGIEHSRDNITVTLEMRGYNSRYLDLAVKLPSSYGWLEDMVRQAVGRCISRGRIEIRIQIRTDEQTCWNFAVNPQLSDAYYAALNELKKRFGITEPIGISHLAGVSGIIETVENQADAETLSRTMEQAVQKALEAFEAMRTDEGQATARDLEARLAFIKNSIERIDNLRQGLVEASHQRIQARVRELTGDQVEIDPTRIAQEAAILADKSDISEELTRAASHIRQFWQIMEADAPAGKPLNFLLQELNREVNTMGVKAGSADISHIVVSVKTELEKLREQVQNIE; via the coding sequence ATGATTAAAAGCATGACCGCATTTGCCGGCATCGAACACAGCCGGGACAACATCACCGTCACCCTGGAAATGCGCGGCTACAACAGCCGTTACCTGGATTTGGCCGTGAAGCTGCCCTCTTCCTACGGCTGGCTTGAAGATATGGTCAGGCAGGCGGTTGGCCGTTGCATCAGCCGGGGCCGTATTGAAATCCGCATTCAAATCCGGACCGATGAACAGACCTGCTGGAATTTCGCGGTCAACCCGCAACTGTCAGACGCCTATTACGCGGCTTTAAATGAGCTCAAAAAACGCTTTGGCATCACAGAGCCCATTGGCATCTCCCACTTGGCGGGGGTCTCCGGCATTATTGAAACCGTGGAAAATCAGGCGGATGCAGAAACCCTGTCCCGGACCATGGAGCAGGCCGTGCAAAAGGCCCTGGAAGCCTTTGAGGCCATGCGCACAGATGAGGGACAGGCCACGGCCCGGGACCTGGAAGCGCGCCTTGCATTTATCAAAAACAGCATTGAGCGCATTGACAATCTGCGCCAGGGCTTGGTAGAAGCCAGCCACCAGAGAATTCAGGCCCGTGTCCGGGAACTGACCGGAGACCAGGTGGAAATCGACCCCACGCGCATTGCCCAGGAAGCCGCTATTCTGGCGGACAAAAGCGATATTTCCGAGGAATTGACCCGCGCGGCAAGCCATATCCGGCAGTTTTGGCAAATCATGGAAGCGGATGCACCTGCTGGAAAACCGCTGAATTTTTTATTGCAGGAGTTGAACCGGGAAGTCAACACCATGGGGGTGAAAGCCGGCAGCGCGGATATTTCCCATATTGTTGTTTCCGTGAAAACCGAACTGGAAAAGCTCCGGGAGCAGGTCCAGAACATCGAATAA
- a CDS encoding Trm112 family protein gives MAISQELLEILVCPQCKGAIYLNNRGDALICDSCRLEFEIRDDIPVMLIDEARLIDD, from the coding sequence ATGGCCATCAGCCAGGAATTGCTGGAAATTCTGGTATGCCCCCAATGCAAGGGGGCCATCTATCTCAACAACCGCGGCGATGCCCTGATCTGTGACAGCTGCAGGCTTGAATTTGAAATCCGGGACGATATTCCGGTGATGCTCATTGACGAGGCCCGGTTAATTGACGATTAA
- a CDS encoding dihydroorotate dehydrogenase electron transfer subunit, with product MSENTGGRVAQETIELTENKRISDGYFRLRARCGAHYASAGAGQFVTLRLLDQTEPLLRRPFSIHQVSIGSNGIPEIEILYRVVGGFTSKLSRQPAGSRLDLLGPLGHGFTVSAHTRPAAVVGGGIGVAPLVFLVWQLKLAGMDPDLITVFLGGQSKSDILCKDRFEHMGVWTKTATEDGSLDFHGLVTTPLETWLKTAAPAMIYACGPHGMLMAVGKIARSANIACELSIETLMACGLGVCMGCAIQTSENSEGYQHVCKHGPVFEAAALT from the coding sequence ATGAGTGAAAATACCGGCGGACGGGTGGCGCAGGAAACCATTGAACTAACGGAGAACAAAAGGATTTCAGATGGCTATTTCCGGCTGCGGGCCAGATGCGGTGCCCATTACGCCAGTGCCGGAGCCGGACAGTTTGTCACCCTCAGACTTTTGGACCAAACAGAGCCGCTTTTGCGGCGGCCCTTTTCCATCCATCAGGTCAGCATCGGCTCAAACGGGATCCCGGAAATCGAGATTCTTTACCGGGTGGTGGGAGGATTTACGTCAAAACTGAGCCGGCAGCCCGCTGGCAGCCGCCTGGATCTTCTGGGTCCGCTCGGCCATGGGTTTACCGTGTCTGCTCACACCAGGCCCGCAGCTGTTGTGGGCGGCGGCATCGGTGTGGCCCCGCTCGTTTTTCTGGTATGGCAATTAAAACTGGCAGGAATGGATCCGGATCTGATCACCGTGTTTTTGGGCGGACAAAGCAAAAGCGATATTTTGTGCAAAGACCGGTTTGAACACATGGGGGTGTGGACAAAAACCGCCACGGAGGACGGCAGCCTGGATTTCCACGGGCTGGTCACCACACCCCTGGAAACCTGGCTCAAAACCGCCGCTCCGGCCATGATCTATGCATGCGGGCCCCACGGAATGCTTATGGCTGTTGGAAAAATCGCCCGGTCGGCCAACATCGCCTGCGAGCTTTCCATTGAAACCCTTATGGCCTGCGGCCTGGGGGTTTGCATGGGCTGTGCAATCCAAACCAGCGAAAACAGTGAAGGCTACCAGCATGTATGCAAGCACGGCCCTGTTTTTGAAGCTGCGGCCCTGACCTAA
- a CDS encoding DUF1330 domain-containing protein, which produces MPTILPTAEQFENISAVSDDGELVMVNMLRFKPEGGEAQYDKYSQLIYPILTKVGGRVLYYGTGVMTFIGDDYWDAVLLVQYPSRSAFVQMVTDPEYLEATKYRTEGLIDSRLYVTRPRWMG; this is translated from the coding sequence GTGCCAACGATCCTGCCGACTGCCGAACAGTTTGAAAATATCAGCGCTGTCTCTGATGACGGGGAACTGGTGATGGTCAACATGCTGCGCTTCAAACCCGAGGGGGGAGAAGCGCAGTATGACAAATATTCCCAACTCATTTACCCGATTCTTACAAAAGTCGGGGGCCGGGTACTGTATTACGGCACCGGTGTGATGACTTTTATCGGTGATGATTACTGGGATGCGGTGCTGCTGGTGCAGTATCCGTCGCGCTCGGCATTCGTCCAGATGGTCACGGACCCGGAATACCTGGAGGCGACCAAGTACAGAACCGAGGGACTGATCGACTCCCGGCTTTACGTGACCCGGCCGCGCTGGATGGGTTAG
- a CDS encoding ComF family protein — protein MWKTSAATRKNADLRARIGRALINAVFPEICHGCGRFMPERPIQTGSGRDPTVQADKRDFARRVLEPVLCPDCLADIPIVDSPICPCCGRPLKSRQDGDHMCGRCITEKRSFSKARSALVYDGAVLALIHSYKYNSRTCLAKPLGRLLYEEFIRHFDPEEIDAVMAVPLHARRMRQRGYNQALLMIRHWPEMAAELGHLQNWKIICHDRALCRKAHTRPQTGLDRKARKKNIQGAFDVSEPGFCKGRRLLLIDDVMTTGATIDECAKALYRAGAAGVSVITLARAL, from the coding sequence TTGTGGAAAACATCTGCAGCTACCCGGAAAAATGCTGACCTTCGGGCCCGCATTGGCCGGGCCCTGATCAACGCGGTTTTCCCGGAAATCTGCCACGGTTGCGGCCGATTTATGCCGGAGCGCCCCATACAAACGGGAAGCGGGCGGGATCCGACGGTACAGGCCGACAAGCGCGACTTTGCCCGCCGGGTGCTGGAACCGGTCCTGTGCCCCGATTGCCTGGCCGATATCCCCATTGTGGACTCCCCCATATGCCCCTGCTGCGGCCGGCCGCTAAAAAGCCGGCAGGATGGGGATCACATGTGCGGCCGGTGCATCACAGAAAAGCGCAGTTTTTCAAAGGCCCGCTCGGCACTGGTTTATGACGGCGCCGTACTTGCACTGATTCATTCCTATAAGTACAACAGCCGCACTTGCCTGGCAAAGCCATTGGGCCGGCTGCTTTATGAAGAATTTATCCGGCATTTTGATCCAGAGGAAATCGACGCGGTCATGGCCGTGCCCCTGCACGCCAGGCGCATGCGGCAGCGAGGCTACAACCAGGCGCTTCTGATGATCCGGCACTGGCCCGAAATGGCTGCAGAACTGGGCCATTTGCAAAACTGGAAAATTATTTGCCATGACCGGGCCCTCTGCCGCAAAGCCCACACCCGTCCCCAGACCGGCCTGGACCGAAAGGCAAGGAAAAAAAACATCCAAGGCGCTTTTGATGTCTCTGAGCCCGGGTTTTGCAAGGGCCGCCGCCTGCTTTTGATCGATGACGTGATGACCACCGGCGCAACCATAGACGAATGCGCAAAAGCCCTGTACCGGGCCGGAGCGGCCGGGGTCAGCGTGATTACCCTGGCCCGGGCCCTGTAA